A single genomic interval of Streptomyces sp. NBC_00663 harbors:
- a CDS encoding DeoR/GlpR family DNA-binding transcription regulator produces MSENQNLLAEQRRALILDEVRRRGGVRVNELTRKLGVSDMTVRRDLDALARQGVLEKVHGGAVPVVEASTHEPGFEAKSGLELTAKEDIARAAAELVAPGSAIALSGGTTTYALAHHLLDVADLTVVTNSVRVADVFHAAQRTSGPRQGAATVVLTGGVRTPSDSLVGPVADQAIAALHFDVLFLGVHGISVEAGLSTPNLAEAETNRRLVQSARRVVVVADHTKWGTVGLSSFAALEQVDTLVTDAGLPAAAREEVAEHLRRLVVAGEG; encoded by the coding sequence GTGAGTGAGAATCAGAACCTCCTCGCGGAGCAGCGGCGCGCCCTCATCCTGGACGAGGTGCGGCGGCGCGGCGGTGTCCGGGTCAACGAGCTGACGCGCAAGCTCGGCGTGTCGGACATGACGGTGCGCCGCGACCTCGACGCGCTGGCCCGCCAGGGTGTCCTGGAGAAGGTGCACGGCGGCGCGGTGCCGGTGGTCGAGGCGAGCACGCACGAGCCGGGTTTCGAGGCCAAGTCGGGCCTGGAGCTGACGGCCAAGGAGGACATCGCGCGCGCGGCGGCCGAACTGGTCGCGCCGGGCAGCGCGATCGCCCTGTCGGGCGGTACGACGACGTACGCGCTGGCCCATCATCTGCTGGACGTCGCCGATCTCACGGTCGTCACCAACTCGGTGCGGGTGGCCGACGTGTTCCACGCGGCCCAGCGCACCTCGGGTCCGCGGCAGGGGGCGGCCACGGTCGTGCTGACCGGCGGTGTGCGCACCCCGTCCGACTCGCTGGTGGGCCCGGTCGCCGACCAGGCCATCGCGGCGCTCCACTTCGATGTGCTCTTCCTCGGTGTCCACGGCATATCGGTCGAGGCCGGCCTGTCCACGCCGAACCTCGCGGAGGCGGAGACCAACCGCCGGCTGGTGCAGTCGGCGCGCCGGGTCGTGGTGGTCGCCGACCACACCAAGTGGGGCACGGTGGGCCTGAGTTCGTTCGCGGCGCTGGAGCAGGTCGACACGCTGGTGACGGACGCGGGGCTGCCGGCCGCGGCGCGCGAGGAGGTCGCCGAGCATCTGCGGCGGCTGGTGGTGGCGGGCGAGGGCTGA
- a CDS encoding SRPBCC family protein, translating into MAHQLREVGLDFVESAPVRLVFAREMSAPPEQVFRALADDVPGWTEWFAAVTLARPTGDGTTREIHLKGGGRFQETIIAAKEPEVYAYRVDVGNVPGVRALVEEWRLAPSGTGTHVRWTFATDGTAAYRFAARLAAPGVGRAFRDAAAALDRRLTA; encoded by the coding sequence ATGGCGCACCAACTGCGCGAGGTGGGGCTCGACTTCGTCGAGTCGGCGCCCGTACGGCTGGTCTTCGCACGGGAGATGTCCGCGCCTCCGGAGCAGGTCTTCCGGGCGCTCGCCGATGATGTGCCGGGGTGGACCGAGTGGTTCGCCGCGGTGACGCTGGCCCGGCCCACCGGCGACGGCACCACGCGCGAGATACACCTCAAGGGCGGCGGGCGTTTCCAGGAGACGATCATCGCGGCCAAGGAGCCGGAGGTGTACGCCTACCGCGTCGACGTCGGCAATGTGCCCGGCGTCCGGGCCCTCGTCGAGGAGTGGCGGCTCGCCCCCTCGGGCACCGGCACCCATGTGCGCTGGACGTTCGCCACGGACGGCACGGCCGCCTACCGCTTCGCCGCGAGGCTCGCGGCGCCCGGCGTGGGGCGCGCGTTCCGGGACGCGGCCGCCGCACTGGACCGGCGGCTGACCGCATAG
- a CDS encoding PLP-dependent cysteine synthase family protein — protein sequence MSTPQQTRTGETLDTLDIDRSDAAYRGWLKEAVRKVQADANRSADTHLLRFPLPERWGIDLYLKDESTHPTGSLKHRLARSLFLYGLCNGWIRPDRPVIEASSGSTAVSEAYFAGLIGVPFIAVMPRTTSAEKIRLIEFHGGQCHFVDDPRKMYEESARLAVDTGGHYMDQFTYAERATDWRGNNNIAESVFRQLELERFPEPAWIVATAGTGGTSATIARYVHYTQRDTRICVADPENSCFFEGWTTGDPDVTCDCGSRIEGIGRPRMEPSFVPGAVDRMMKVPDAASVAAVRALERAIGRKAGGSTGTGLWSALKIVAEMVAEGRQGSVVTLLCDPGDRYLDKYYSDTWLAEQGLDITPYSAAIDSLLETGVWPC from the coding sequence GTGAGCACTCCCCAGCAGACCCGGACGGGCGAGACCCTCGACACCCTCGACATCGACCGCAGCGACGCCGCGTACCGCGGCTGGCTGAAAGAGGCCGTCCGAAAGGTCCAGGCCGACGCCAACCGCTCGGCCGACACGCATCTCCTGCGCTTCCCGCTGCCGGAGCGGTGGGGCATCGACCTGTACCTGAAGGACGAGTCGACCCACCCCACCGGCAGCCTCAAGCACCGACTGGCCCGCTCCCTCTTCCTCTACGGCCTGTGCAATGGCTGGATCCGTCCGGACCGCCCGGTGATCGAGGCGTCCAGCGGCTCGACGGCGGTCTCCGAGGCCTACTTCGCCGGGCTGATCGGCGTGCCCTTCATCGCCGTCATGCCGCGCACGACGAGCGCCGAGAAGATCCGACTGATCGAGTTCCACGGCGGGCAGTGCCACTTCGTGGACGACCCACGCAAGATGTACGAGGAGTCGGCCCGCCTCGCGGTCGACACCGGCGGCCACTACATGGACCAGTTCACCTACGCGGAACGGGCCACGGACTGGCGCGGCAACAACAACATCGCCGAATCCGTCTTCCGGCAACTGGAGTTGGAGCGGTTCCCGGAGCCCGCGTGGATCGTCGCCACGGCCGGCACCGGCGGTACCTCGGCGACCATCGCCCGCTACGTCCACTACACCCAGCGGGACACCCGCATCTGTGTCGCCGACCCGGAGAACTCCTGTTTCTTCGAGGGCTGGACCACCGGCGATCCGGACGTCACCTGTGACTGCGGCTCGCGTATCGAGGGCATCGGCCGGCCGCGCATGGAACCGAGCTTCGTGCCCGGTGCCGTCGACCGGATGATGAAGGTCCCGGACGCGGCCAGCGTCGCCGCCGTACGCGCCCTGGAGCGGGCCATCGGCCGCAAGGCGGGCGGTTCGACCGGGACCGGGCTGTGGAGCGCGCTGAAGATCGTCGCCGAGATGGTGGCCGAAGGACGGCAGGGGAGCGTGGTGACCCTGCTGTGCGACCCGGGCGACCGCTACCTCGACAAGTACTACTCGGACACATGGCTGGCCGAACAGGGCCTGGACATCACGCCGTACAGCGCGGCGATCGACTCGCTGCTGGAGACGGGCGTCTGGCCCTGCTGA
- a CDS encoding ATP-binding protein: MISHPSRHCTVELQALPSRIGQVRRIVSAQLRYWHLDPLIDRAALGVTELLTNVHRHAQPDKMCTVEIELLLDRLTVSVHDHDPRLPAVDTMTDDDSLATCGRGLAMVAAVSESWGVRAEGDEGKVVWFALSAPAVVGAGTSRPSRRTGGEKTERVFAEFEHSVDGHRAAHAPARSAVVG; the protein is encoded by the coding sequence GTGATCAGTCACCCAAGCAGGCATTGCACGGTAGAGCTTCAGGCTCTGCCGTCGCGGATCGGCCAGGTCCGCAGAATCGTCTCTGCGCAGTTGCGCTACTGGCATCTGGACCCACTCATAGACCGGGCGGCGCTCGGTGTGACAGAGCTTTTGACCAACGTCCACCGCCACGCCCAGCCCGACAAGATGTGCACCGTGGAGATCGAGCTGCTGCTCGACCGGCTCACGGTCTCGGTGCACGACCACGACCCGCGTCTGCCGGCCGTGGACACCATGACGGACGACGACTCGCTCGCCACGTGTGGACGTGGACTGGCGATGGTGGCCGCCGTCAGTGAGAGCTGGGGAGTGCGGGCGGAGGGGGACGAGGGCAAGGTCGTGTGGTTCGCGCTCTCCGCGCCCGCCGTCGTGGGCGCCGGTACCTCGCGGCCGTCTCGGCGGACCGGTGGGGAGAAGACCGAGCGGGTGTTCGCCGAGTTCGAGCACTCCGTCGACGGCCACAGGGCCGCACATGCTCCCGCCCGGTCGGCCGTTGTCGGCTGA
- a CDS encoding ABC transporter permease, producing the protein MNAAVRLSVSSLRAHKRRFAGTFLAVFLGVAFLAGTLVMGDTLRASFDTMFGRATSGTDAVVRSADAITTPGESQGVRQPVPVDLVNAVEKVPGVAAAAPSIQGAGQLVGADGDPIGGQGPPTLAGNWIADPELNAYQLAEGRAPARSGEVVIDRGTAGRGGLHLGDTTVLRTPDPVKVTVVGLATFGGEDGMAQVTFTGMTQADAEKYLTARPGEASTIQVRAAPGIGQEQLVDRLTSVLPKGVEAITGQESAEENTEMISSQFLTVFTLFLLVFSGVALLVATFSIHNTFAIVVAQRTRENALLRALGASRRQLTASTLVEATAVAVTASLAGLAGGVGVAAGLQALFPAIGFPFPEGDLVVSGLSMLLPLAVGVVVCLGSALMPAVRAGRTAPMAALRETAVDTSGASRARTVTGLGLAALALGTTISGVLLSPSLWLAGTGAVLALAAFVVLGPTAATTAVRVLGSPLDRLRGVTGGLARRNALRSPRRTAATAGALMIGVAVVSLFTVFAASLKATMDQTVSRSFAGDVAISTPGFGAGGSGLSPRLAGAVSRLPEVDTAVGLGRGVAEVDGRGRALTVTDPLALQRTFDLGGIKGTLTGLGTDGLAVTAGEAAKQGLTTGDTTRLTFTDGTSKSFTVRAVYGRSELAGDYVITRAAWQPHRTQDTDTLVAVAFKDGVSTAEGKAAVAKVAAQYGDPSVQTRDEYAQSSAGGIDMMLTLVYALLALAVLIALLGIANTLTLAIHERTRELGLLRAVGQTRAQLRAMVRWESVLVAAFGTVGGLALGAFLGWVLVKASDGASDTAFAFAVPPGRLAVVALVGLAAGALAGWRPATRAARLNVLRAIATD; encoded by the coding sequence ATGAACGCCGCCGTACGCCTGAGCGTGTCGTCCCTGCGTGCCCACAAGCGGCGGTTCGCCGGAACCTTCCTGGCCGTGTTCCTCGGCGTGGCGTTCCTGGCCGGCACCCTCGTCATGGGGGACACGCTGCGTGCCAGCTTCGACACGATGTTCGGGCGGGCCACCAGCGGCACGGACGCCGTGGTCCGCAGCGCCGACGCCATCACCACCCCCGGCGAGAGCCAGGGCGTCCGGCAGCCGGTCCCCGTGGACCTGGTGAACGCCGTCGAGAAGGTCCCCGGCGTGGCCGCGGCGGCCCCCAGCATCCAGGGCGCCGGGCAGCTCGTCGGCGCCGACGGCGACCCCATCGGCGGCCAGGGCCCGCCCACCCTCGCCGGCAACTGGATCGCCGACCCCGAGCTCAACGCCTACCAACTCGCCGAGGGACGCGCCCCGGCCAGGTCGGGCGAGGTCGTCATCGACCGCGGCACGGCCGGGCGGGGCGGCCTGCACCTCGGCGACACGACGGTCCTGCGCACCCCCGACCCCGTGAAGGTGACCGTCGTCGGCCTCGCGACCTTCGGCGGCGAGGACGGCATGGCCCAGGTGACCTTCACCGGTATGACCCAGGCGGACGCCGAGAAATACCTGACGGCCCGCCCGGGCGAGGCGTCGACCATCCAGGTCCGGGCCGCTCCCGGCATCGGTCAGGAGCAGCTCGTCGACCGACTGACGTCCGTACTCCCCAAGGGAGTCGAGGCCATCACCGGCCAGGAGTCGGCCGAGGAGAACACCGAGATGATCTCCAGCCAGTTCCTGACCGTCTTCACCCTTTTCCTCCTCGTCTTCTCCGGCGTGGCCCTCCTGGTCGCCACGTTCTCCATCCACAACACCTTCGCGATCGTCGTCGCCCAACGCACCCGCGAGAACGCCCTGTTGCGCGCCCTGGGCGCCTCCCGCCGTCAGCTCACCGCGTCAACGCTGGTGGAAGCCACCGCCGTTGCGGTGACCGCCTCCCTGGCGGGCCTCGCGGGCGGCGTGGGCGTCGCCGCGGGCCTCCAGGCCCTGTTCCCGGCGATCGGATTCCCCTTCCCCGAGGGCGACCTGGTGGTGAGCGGGCTGTCGATGCTGCTACCGCTCGCCGTGGGCGTCGTGGTCTGCCTGGGCTCCGCGCTCATGCCCGCCGTACGGGCGGGCCGCACCGCCCCGATGGCAGCGCTGCGCGAAACGGCCGTCGACACCTCCGGCGCCTCCCGCGCCCGGACCGTCACCGGCCTGGGACTGGCCGCCCTGGCCCTGGGAACGACGATCAGCGGCGTCCTGCTCTCCCCGTCCCTCTGGCTCGCGGGCACCGGCGCCGTCCTCGCCCTCGCCGCGTTCGTCGTTCTCGGCCCGACCGCCGCCACCACGGCCGTCCGCGTCCTGGGGAGCCCCCTGGACCGGCTGCGTGGAGTCACGGGCGGCCTGGCGCGCCGCAACGCCCTGCGCAGTCCCCGGCGCACGGCGGCCACGGCCGGCGCGCTGATGATCGGCGTGGCCGTCGTCTCCCTCTTCACGGTCTTCGCGGCCTCCCTCAAGGCGACGATGGACCAGACCGTCTCCCGCTCCTTCGCCGGTGACGTGGCCATCAGCACCCCCGGTTTCGGCGCGGGCGGCAGCGGCCTGAGCCCCCGCCTCGCGGGCGCCGTGTCCCGGCTGCCCGAGGTGGACACCGCGGTCGGCCTCGGCCGCGGAGTCGCCGAGGTCGACGGCAGGGGAAGGGCCCTGACCGTCACCGACCCCCTCGCCCTGCAACGCACCTTCGACCTGGGCGGGATCAAGGGCACCCTGACCGGCCTGGGCACCGACGGCCTCGCCGTCACCGCGGGGGAGGCCGCGAAGCAGGGCCTCACGACCGGTGACACGACACGACTCACCTTCACGGACGGCACGTCCAAGAGCTTCACGGTCCGCGCCGTCTACGGCCGGTCCGAACTGGCGGGCGACTACGTCATCACGCGGGCCGCCTGGCAACCGCACCGCACCCAGGACACCGACACCTTGGTGGCGGTCGCCTTCAAGGACGGTGTGAGCACCGCCGAGGGCAAGGCGGCCGTGGCGAAGGTGGCCGCACAGTACGGCGACCCGAGCGTCCAGACCCGCGACGAGTACGCCCAGTCCTCGGCCGGAGGGATCGACATGATGCTCACCCTCGTCTACGCCCTGCTGGCCCTCGCGGTGCTGATCGCACTGCTGGGCATCGCCAACACCCTCACCCTCGCGATCCACGAGCGCACCCGCGAACTGGGCCTGCTCAGGGCGGTGGGCCAGACTCGCGCCCAACTGCGCGCGATGGTCCGCTGGGAGTCGGTCCTGGTGGCGGCCTTCGGCACGGTGGGCGGCCTGGCCCTGGGCGCCTTCCTGGGCTGGGTCCTGGTCAAGGCCTCCGACGGCGCGAGCGACACCGCGTTCGCCTTCGCCGTCCCACCGGGCCGGCTCGCCGTGGTCGCCCTGGTGGGCCTCGCCGCGGGCGCCCTGGCCGGCTGGCGGCCGGCGACCCGGGCGGCCCGCCTGAACGTCCTGCGGGCCATAGCCACCGACTGA
- a CDS encoding ABC transporter ATP-binding protein, whose amino-acid sequence MTVTTEVRTAARVVDAVKVYGGGDTAVRALDGVSIAFPAGRFTAIMGPSGSGKSTLMHCAAGLDTLSAGAAYIGDTELGSLDDRRLTLLRRDRVGFVFQAFNLVPTLTVRENITLPLDLAGGKGDQEWIDALIDVVGLRDRLHHRPSELSGGQQQRVAVARAFAGRPDVVFADEPTGNLDSRSGGEVLGLLGRTVRHTARTVVMVTHDPVAAAHADEVVFLADGRLVDRMTAPTAERVLDRMKAFDTGTGSPVSEVPS is encoded by the coding sequence ATGACCGTCACGACCGAGGTGCGCACCGCCGCACGCGTCGTCGACGCGGTCAAGGTGTACGGCGGTGGCGACACCGCCGTACGCGCCCTGGACGGCGTGAGCATCGCCTTCCCGGCCGGCCGCTTCACCGCGATCATGGGACCGTCCGGCTCCGGCAAGTCCACCCTCATGCACTGCGCGGCGGGCCTCGACACGCTCAGCGCGGGCGCCGCGTACATCGGCGACACCGAACTGGGCTCCTTGGACGACCGCCGCCTCACCCTGCTGCGCCGCGACCGGGTCGGTTTCGTCTTCCAGGCGTTCAACCTGGTGCCGACGCTGACCGTCCGGGAGAACATCACCCTTCCCCTCGACCTGGCCGGCGGCAAGGGCGACCAGGAGTGGATCGACGCCCTGATCGACGTCGTCGGCCTCCGTGACCGGCTGCACCACCGTCCCTCCGAGCTCTCCGGCGGCCAGCAGCAACGCGTGGCCGTGGCACGGGCGTTCGCCGGGCGGCCGGACGTCGTGTTCGCCGACGAGCCGACCGGCAACCTCGACTCCCGCTCCGGCGGGGAGGTCCTCGGCCTCCTCGGCCGCACGGTGCGCCACACGGCCCGTACGGTCGTCATGGTCACCCACGACCCCGTGGCCGCCGCCCACGCGGACGAGGTCGTGTTCCTCGCGGACGGGCGCCTGGTGGACCGGATGACCGCACCGACCGCCGAACGGGTCCTGGACCGCATGAAGGCCTTCGACACGGGGACCGGCTCCCCGGTCTCGGAGGTGCCGTCATGA
- a CDS encoding SHOCT domain-containing protein yields MQTLAHWDGGPGPWILLFPLIWAAVVVGAVTVLRRTVWRGRGPRRFAVDDHSPLTVLGHRFASGEIDEDEYWRRLSVLDEQFGRRTGKGGAA; encoded by the coding sequence ATGCAGACCCTGGCGCACTGGGACGGCGGGCCCGGCCCGTGGATCCTTCTCTTCCCGCTGATCTGGGCGGCCGTCGTCGTCGGCGCCGTCACCGTCCTGCGCCGCACGGTGTGGCGTGGCCGCGGTCCCCGCCGGTTCGCCGTCGACGACCACTCGCCCCTGACCGTGCTCGGCCACCGCTTCGCCTCCGGCGAGATCGACGAGGACGAGTACTGGCGCCGGCTCTCCGTCCTGGACGAGCAGTTCGGCCGCCGGACGGGCAAGGGTGGTGCGGCATGA
- a CDS encoding TetR/AcrR family transcriptional regulator, translated as MYSGLMSTPERLIESTRELLWERGYVGMSPKAILERSGAGQGSMYHHFKGKPDLALAAIRRTAEEMRATAEGVLGGPGTPYERIEAYLLRERDVLRGCPIGRLTMDPDVIASDELRAPVDETLDWLRERIAGIVEEGREQGQFAPSLDGEAIAATVVATVQGGYVLARASGSPAAFDAGVRGLLALLAPR; from the coding sequence ATGTACAGTGGACTCATGAGCACCCCGGAGCGACTGATCGAGTCCACCCGCGAGCTGCTGTGGGAGCGCGGTTACGTCGGGATGAGCCCCAAGGCCATCCTGGAGCGGTCCGGCGCCGGGCAGGGCAGCATGTACCACCACTTCAAGGGCAAGCCCGATCTCGCGCTGGCCGCGATCCGGCGGACGGCCGAGGAGATGCGGGCCACCGCGGAGGGAGTACTGGGCGGGCCGGGGACGCCGTACGAGCGCATCGAGGCGTATCTGCTGCGTGAGCGTGATGTGCTGCGCGGCTGCCCGATCGGCCGACTGACCATGGATCCGGACGTCATCGCGAGCGACGAGCTGCGCGCGCCGGTCGACGAGACCCTCGACTGGCTTCGGGAACGGATCGCCGGGATCGTCGAAGAGGGCAGGGAACAGGGGCAGTTCGCGCCCTCGTTGGACGGCGAGGCCATCGCGGCGACGGTCGTCGCCACCGTCCAGGGCGGTTACGTCCTGGCCCGCGCGTCCGGGTCGCCGGCCGCGTTCGACGCGGGCGTCAGGGGGCTGCTGGCGCTCCTCGCACCTCGATAG
- a CDS encoding DUF4865 family protein, producing MHAMQYELTLPASYDMGIIRARVAAKGHLLDHWDGLGLKAYLMRERGVDASPVNQYAPFYLWNTVEGMNSFLWDGGFQGVSNDFGRPSVRQWTGLAYEEGGAAGSPARVAVRRRQPVPDGVELAGFTADAADEARRLADTDGALLAAAVVDTSGWELVHFSLWAHDTPKAEGEVFQVLHLSAPGLGLLPRGRQW from the coding sequence ATGCACGCCATGCAGTACGAGCTGACGCTGCCCGCGAGTTACGACATGGGCATCATCCGCGCCCGTGTCGCCGCCAAAGGACATCTGCTCGACCACTGGGACGGGTTGGGCCTGAAGGCCTATCTGATGCGGGAGCGCGGCGTGGACGCCTCCCCCGTGAACCAGTACGCGCCGTTCTACCTCTGGAACACCGTCGAGGGCATGAACTCCTTCCTCTGGGACGGCGGTTTCCAGGGGGTGAGCAACGACTTCGGGCGGCCGTCGGTGCGGCAGTGGACCGGTCTGGCGTACGAGGAGGGCGGCGCCGCCGGCTCTCCCGCGCGGGTCGCCGTACGGCGACGCCAACCCGTCCCCGACGGCGTCGAGTTGGCCGGGTTCACGGCGGACGCGGCGGATGAGGCGAGGCGGTTGGCGGACACGGACGGGGCGCTGCTCGCGGCGGCCGTCGTCGACACGTCCGGTTGGGAGCTCGTCCACTTCTCGCTGTGGGCGCACGACACCCCCAAGGCCGAGGGCGAGGTCTTCCAGGTACTGCATCTGTCGGCGCCCGGCCTGGGCCTGCTGCCCCGTGGGCGCCAGTGGTGA
- a CDS encoding phosphotriesterase family protein, giving the protein MSTVRTVLGDVDPGTLGVCDAHDHLFFGSPQLPGQELRDVSAARAELVAFRAQGGGAVVQWTPYGLGRRAADLPPLARETGVAVVAATGLHQAAHYDDRVLTELRGARLAQVFVAELTHGIGTSGVRAGLIKVAGGFHALDAHARWTMTAAAEAHHATGAPIAVHLELGTGALDVLELLSGELGVPPHRVILGHLNRSPDSVVHLQAAASGCYLAFDGPSRAHHATDWRMPDAVRALAEAGFADRLLLGGDTTTAAARSVDGGPGMPYLLRRVGPRLAAAVGAEVVERMLTVNPGRAFAVDWR; this is encoded by the coding sequence GTGAGCACGGTCCGTACGGTGCTCGGCGATGTGGACCCCGGCACGCTCGGGGTGTGCGACGCGCACGACCATCTCTTCTTCGGCAGTCCTCAACTCCCGGGCCAGGAGCTGCGGGACGTGTCCGCGGCCCGCGCGGAGCTGGTCGCCTTCCGGGCCCAGGGTGGTGGCGCCGTCGTGCAGTGGACGCCGTACGGCCTGGGGCGACGGGCCGCCGATCTGCCGCCGCTGGCGCGGGAGACGGGGGTCGCCGTCGTCGCCGCGACCGGGCTCCATCAGGCCGCCCACTACGACGACCGTGTCCTCACGGAGCTGCGCGGTGCCCGCCTCGCGCAGGTCTTCGTCGCCGAACTGACCCACGGCATCGGCACATCGGGGGTGCGGGCCGGGCTGATCAAGGTCGCGGGTGGTTTCCACGCCCTCGACGCGCACGCGCGCTGGACGATGACGGCGGCGGCCGAGGCGCACCACGCGACGGGCGCGCCGATCGCGGTGCACCTGGAGCTGGGCACCGGCGCGCTGGACGTACTGGAGCTGCTGTCCGGCGAGTTGGGCGTGCCGCCGCACCGCGTGATCCTGGGGCACCTCAACCGCTCCCCCGACTCCGTGGTCCATCTCCAGGCGGCGGCCTCAGGTTGCTACCTCGCCTTCGACGGGCCGTCCCGCGCCCATCACGCCACGGACTGGCGGATGCCGGACGCGGTACGGGCCCTGGCGGAGGCCGGTTTCGCCGACCGGCTGCTGCTGGGCGGCGACACGACGACCGCCGCGGCCCGCTCGGTGGACGGCGGCCCGGGGATGCCGTATCTGCTGCGGCGGGTGGGGCCCCGGCTGGCGGCGGCCGTCGGTGCGGAGGTGGTGGAGCGGATGCTCACGGTGAATCCCGGCCGTGCCTTCGCCGTCGACTGGCGATGA
- a CDS encoding DUF1272 domain-containing protein, which translates to MALEMRDRCERCETAELPTDAAARICTYECTFCVTCSEAMHDICPNCGGELVPRPRRARKDAA; encoded by the coding sequence ATGGCACTGGAGATGCGCGACCGCTGCGAGCGCTGCGAGACGGCCGAGCTGCCGACCGACGCCGCCGCCCGCATCTGCACCTACGAGTGCACCTTCTGCGTGACGTGCAGCGAGGCCATGCACGACATCTGCCCGAACTGCGGCGGCGAACTGGTCCCGAGACCACGCCGCGCCCGAAAGGACGCTGCCTGA
- a CDS encoding tautomerase family protein, which translates to MPFVRIDALNAAPDRLDALGRAVHDALVETLDIPPDDHFQVLTGHDGINSTLRYGDYLGVPRDEGIVYVAITMRAGRAPDRKRALYRRIAELVHAYAGTEPRNVFVTVTENASVDWSLGHGVAQYAPGGRTPGD; encoded by the coding sequence ATGCCCTTCGTCCGGATCGATGCCCTGAACGCCGCTCCCGACCGGCTCGACGCGCTCGGCCGGGCCGTGCACGACGCCCTGGTGGAGACCCTGGACATCCCGCCCGACGACCATTTCCAGGTGCTGACCGGCCACGACGGGATCAACAGCACGCTGCGCTACGGCGATTACCTCGGGGTCCCCCGCGACGAGGGCATCGTGTACGTCGCGATCACCATGCGCGCCGGGCGCGCCCCGGACCGGAAGCGGGCCCTGTACCGGCGCATCGCCGAACTCGTGCACGCCTACGCGGGCACCGAGCCGCGGAACGTGTTCGTGACCGTGACCGAGAACGCGTCGGTCGACTGGTCGCTCGGTCACGGTGTGGCGCAGTACGCGCCCGGGGGCCGCACCCCGGGTGACTAG